One Roseimaritima multifibrata DNA window includes the following coding sequences:
- a CDS encoding outer membrane protein assembly factor BamB family protein, with amino-acid sequence MAAKPAPKAEAKPEAKVAAKPAPKAEPKPEAKAEAKPEAKVSADKSSVEDPQVVLNAGGDWPQWGGTRLRNNTPNVKNLPASWNVGDFDRRTGEWDNAEAENINWYANLGSQTYGNPVVAGGQVYVGTNNGAGYLPRYPNDVDLGCLLAFDEKDGKFLWQHSSEKLITGRVHDWPLQGVCSASLVEGDRLWFVTSRGEVRCLDTKGFHDGVDNGPIKDEVVRVGDLAAAAEGYADTVAALDEGKVSDALKKMLEDQGHPLKGDAKIETTTAGKAWTLTGNIAGNDRQLTLKVAGPRLSVFKALSVHDKDEADVIWVLDMMAAPLGVSQHNMAACSVTTYGDLLFVNTSNGIDETHINLPAPSAPSFICVDKNTGEVLWTNGLPGQNILHGQWSSPSVAEINGVPQVLFAGGDGWLYSFKADRGKDGKPELLWKFDCNPKESKWILGGEGTRNNIIATPVIYDDLVYVAVGQDPEHGEGEGHLWCIDPTKSGDVSPQLALEVKGDERVPLAHTRIQAVEPEKGQVAVDNPNSAVVWHYSIFDQNEDGEIDFEEEMHRSCGTVAIKDDVLYLADFSGIFHCLDAKGTKDGKPIVHFTYDMFAQSWGSPLIADGKVFIGDEDGEVAVFEFGKENKEPLEEIFMGSSVYSTVVAANDRLYISTKDKLFSIGKPSE; translated from the coding sequence ATGGCTGCGAAACCGGCTCCCAAAGCTGAAGCAAAGCCAGAAGCCAAAGTGGCTGCTAAGCCAGCTCCCAAAGCTGAACCGAAGCCAGAAGCAAAAGCCGAAGCAAAACCAGAAGCGAAGGTTTCCGCTGACAAAAGCAGCGTTGAAGATCCTCAAGTCGTCCTCAATGCGGGTGGCGATTGGCCACAGTGGGGCGGGACTCGTCTTCGAAATAACACCCCAAACGTAAAAAACCTTCCTGCTAGCTGGAATGTCGGCGATTTTGATCGCCGTACCGGCGAATGGGATAATGCCGAAGCCGAAAACATCAACTGGTACGCCAACCTAGGTAGCCAAACCTACGGAAACCCAGTGGTTGCTGGTGGCCAAGTCTATGTGGGAACAAACAACGGAGCCGGCTATCTGCCTCGCTACCCCAACGATGTCGACCTCGGTTGCTTGCTTGCCTTTGACGAGAAGGATGGCAAATTTCTGTGGCAGCACAGCAGTGAAAAACTGATCACCGGCCGAGTCCATGACTGGCCTTTGCAAGGGGTTTGTAGCGCTTCGTTGGTCGAAGGAGACCGTTTATGGTTTGTGACCAGCCGCGGCGAAGTTCGCTGTTTGGACACCAAAGGTTTCCACGATGGCGTCGATAATGGACCGATCAAAGACGAAGTCGTTCGCGTTGGTGATTTGGCGGCTGCGGCCGAAGGTTATGCCGATACCGTCGCCGCACTTGACGAAGGAAAGGTCTCTGACGCATTGAAAAAAATGTTGGAAGACCAAGGACATCCTCTTAAAGGGGACGCCAAAATCGAAACGACCACCGCCGGAAAAGCCTGGACACTGACCGGGAATATCGCCGGTAATGATCGTCAGCTGACTTTGAAGGTTGCCGGACCTCGGTTGTCGGTCTTTAAGGCGCTCTCCGTTCATGACAAAGACGAAGCGGACGTTATCTGGGTGCTGGATATGATGGCCGCCCCTCTGGGCGTTAGCCAACACAACATGGCCGCTTGCTCGGTCACTACCTATGGCGATCTGTTGTTCGTAAACACCAGTAACGGGATTGATGAAACGCACATCAACCTGCCTGCTCCTTCGGCACCTAGTTTTATCTGTGTCGATAAGAACACCGGGGAAGTTCTCTGGACCAATGGATTGCCTGGGCAAAACATTTTGCACGGACAATGGTCCAGTCCTTCGGTTGCTGAAATCAACGGAGTTCCTCAAGTCCTGTTCGCCGGCGGTGATGGCTGGCTGTACAGCTTTAAGGCCGACCGTGGCAAAGATGGCAAACCGGAACTGCTTTGGAAGTTTGATTGCAATCCAAAAGAATCGAAATGGATCCTTGGTGGCGAGGGAACTCGCAACAATATCATCGCAACCCCCGTCATTTACGATGACTTGGTCTACGTTGCTGTGGGACAAGACCCTGAACATGGTGAAGGGGAAGGGCACCTGTGGTGCATCGATCCAACCAAGAGTGGCGACGTCAGCCCGCAGTTGGCTCTGGAAGTCAAAGGGGATGAACGAGTCCCATTGGCTCATACCCGAATTCAAGCGGTCGAGCCCGAAAAAGGACAAGTTGCTGTCGATAATCCGAATTCAGCCGTCGTCTGGCATTACAGCATCTTCGACCAAAATGAAGATGGTGAAATCGATTTCGAAGAAGAAATGCACCGCAGTTGCGGAACCGTCGCGATCAAAGACGACGTTCTCTATCTGGCCGACTTTTCGGGGATTTTCCACTGCTTAGACGCTAAAGGAACCAAAGACGGCAAACCAATTGTCCACTTCACCTACGATATGTTTGCGCAAAGCTGGGGTAGCCC
- a CDS encoding outer membrane protein assembly factor BamB family protein translates to MPTTKNLLFVTTALLAVTSYLPAADWTYWRGPQFDGHSPETGLPDHWDAKGGDDSHLLWKNEELGGRSTPTVMNDRLYTIMRAEPGTSREGEKVVCADAATGEILWENRFNVWLSDVPDTRVGWSSVACDPETGNVYVLGVCDYFLCINGETGETIWSLPLHEQFGMLSTYGGRTNFPIIADDLVIISGVIINYADKAKPNHRFIGFDKRTGKVVWFSGTRDLPDDTTYSAPSLVTIDGQQQLIVGAGDGSVWGFQPQTGKPLWHYALSRRGLFATPLVVGNRVFASHSEENVSGTSMGAIVALDITGTGEDTKATEAWKIEQLVVGRSTPVELDGRLYVVDDRCKLHVINAETGEFIAERITLGDSRQWSSLLVADGKLYVLTENGRWAILKPTADGAELLNRDRIRNEGFNASPIAANGRLYFRGKSAMYCVGNADAKPAEALPVAAKQAAAAKDAAVAWVQVIPAEATVAPGETVQFETRLYDALGQRIPGEQEVTYRVNGGGSFEGATYTAPEGNEHVAVDVVAELGDISGEARMRVIPPLPWKFDFDKANDAPVTWIGARYRHVIRTVDGSPALVKITTIPKGARSRAWMGPSSLSNYTIEADAKGARQAQKLPDIGLVNQGYVLDLQGENQELQIRTWAAQLRMASTIDFPWKEDVWYRMKLKVVIEEEDGKPVAIVTGKIWPKTESEPKEWTITARDEVPNLTGSPGLYGNAKDAELYLDNVQVIAND, encoded by the coding sequence ATGCCCACGACAAAGAACCTCCTGTTTGTCACCACGGCCCTCCTCGCGGTGACCTCCTACCTGCCAGCCGCTGATTGGACCTACTGGCGTGGTCCCCAATTCGACGGACACAGTCCCGAAACCGGGCTGCCCGATCACTGGGATGCCAAAGGGGGAGACGATAGCCACTTGCTTTGGAAGAACGAAGAGCTCGGAGGTCGCTCGACGCCAACGGTTATGAATGATCGCCTCTACACGATCATGCGCGCCGAACCGGGAACCTCCCGCGAAGGAGAGAAGGTCGTTTGTGCCGATGCGGCCACCGGCGAAATCCTCTGGGAGAATCGATTCAACGTATGGCTCTCCGATGTTCCCGATACCCGTGTCGGTTGGTCCAGCGTTGCCTGTGATCCCGAAACCGGGAACGTTTACGTCCTGGGCGTCTGCGACTATTTCCTCTGTATCAACGGAGAAACCGGCGAAACCATCTGGAGCCTGCCGCTGCACGAGCAATTCGGCATGCTGAGCACCTACGGGGGACGGACCAATTTCCCAATCATCGCCGACGATCTGGTAATTATCAGCGGTGTGATCATCAACTACGCTGATAAAGCTAAACCAAATCACCGATTCATCGGTTTTGATAAACGGACCGGAAAAGTCGTCTGGTTCAGCGGAACCAGAGACCTTCCAGATGATACGACCTACTCGGCACCCTCCTTGGTGACGATCGATGGACAGCAACAGCTGATCGTTGGAGCCGGTGATGGAAGCGTCTGGGGATTCCAGCCGCAAACCGGTAAACCCCTCTGGCACTACGCGCTGTCGCGACGCGGTCTATTTGCCACGCCGTTGGTGGTTGGTAACCGAGTCTTCGCAAGTCATAGCGAAGAAAATGTCTCCGGAACCTCGATGGGAGCCATTGTCGCTCTGGATATCACCGGTACAGGAGAAGATACAAAAGCGACCGAGGCCTGGAAGATCGAACAGCTTGTTGTCGGTCGTTCGACGCCGGTCGAACTGGATGGACGTCTGTATGTTGTCGACGATCGCTGCAAATTGCATGTGATCAACGCGGAGACAGGTGAATTCATCGCCGAACGGATCACGCTGGGCGATAGCCGCCAGTGGTCCAGCCTGCTAGTGGCTGACGGCAAATTGTATGTCCTGACCGAAAATGGTCGCTGGGCGATTCTGAAACCGACCGCAGACGGAGCGGAACTGCTAAACCGCGACCGAATTCGCAATGAAGGCTTCAACGCTTCGCCCATCGCCGCCAATGGTCGACTCTACTTCCGCGGAAAATCGGCCATGTACTGCGTCGGTAACGCGGATGCAAAACCTGCCGAAGCGCTTCCTGTTGCTGCCAAGCAAGCGGCCGCCGCCAAAGACGCAGCGGTTGCCTGGGTTCAGGTTATCCCCGCCGAAGCGACTGTCGCCCCCGGAGAAACCGTACAGTTTGAAACCCGCCTGTATGACGCACTTGGTCAACGGATCCCCGGTGAGCAGGAAGTGACCTACCGTGTCAACGGAGGTGGTAGCTTTGAAGGTGCGACCTACACCGCTCCTGAAGGGAACGAACATGTCGCTGTCGATGTTGTCGCGGAATTAGGGGACATCAGTGGAGAGGCTCGCATGCGAGTGATCCCGCCGCTCCCTTGGAAATTTGATTTCGACAAAGCCAACGACGCTCCCGTCACCTGGATCGGAGCTCGTTACCGACACGTCATTCGCACCGTCGATGGATCCCCAGCACTGGTAAAAATTACGACCATTCCAAAGGGAGCACGTAGCCGAGCCTGGATGGGACCTAGTTCGCTTTCGAACTACACCATCGAAGCGGATGCGAAGGGGGCTCGTCAGGCCCAGAAGTTGCCCGATATCGGACTGGTTAACCAAGGTTATGTCCTCGATTTGCAGGGTGAAAATCAAGAATTGCAGATTCGAACCTGGGCAGCTCAGTTGCGAATGGCCTCAACCATCGACTTCCCTTGGAAGGAAGATGTTTGGTACCGGATGAAATTGAAAGTCGTGATTGAAGAAGAAGATGGCAAACCAGTGGCAATTGTCACCGGCAAGATTTGGCCCAAAACCGAGTCAGAACCTAAGGAATGGACCATCACCGCACGGGATGAGGTTCCTAACTTGACGGGCAGCCCTGGTTTGTATGGGAATGCCAAAGACGCGGAATTGTATTTGGACAATGTCCAAGTCATTGCCAACGATTGA
- a CDS encoding cupin domain-containing protein — translation MANPSTYELVDLKALPGIPCPCGEARRAFADRGDFPATVHLTSISKDAQLHYHRQQTEVYVVVKCEENAAIELDGQIHPLHPGMAVLIPPGVHHRAIGEMEVILFCTPKFDPNDEFFLPSES, via the coding sequence ATGGCCAACCCTTCCACTTATGAGCTGGTCGATCTAAAAGCCCTGCCTGGAATTCCGTGCCCCTGCGGTGAGGCGCGGCGGGCTTTTGCCGACCGTGGCGATTTCCCTGCAACCGTTCATCTCACCTCAATCAGCAAAGACGCCCAACTGCACTACCACCGACAGCAGACTGAGGTCTACGTCGTGGTGAAGTGCGAAGAGAACGCAGCCATTGAATTGGATGGCCAAATCCATCCCTTGCACCCCGGAATGGCGGTGCTGATTCCCCCCGGCGTGCATCATCGCGCGATCGGCGAGATGGAAGTCATCCTGTTTTGCACTCCGAAATTTGATCCCAACGACGAATTCTTCCTTCCCAGCGAATCCTAA